A single window of Granulibacter bethesdensis DNA harbors:
- a CDS encoding nonribosomal peptide synthetase MxaA: MAHHDAAIKGASLAFHPPGRLFGYYIGDVLDSTVDITLAKGEILDPSTVPTPGDINYWLTLRRVDVIRHKLADGGEQVRLTLQYQTFYDPLEPKKLPVPGFTLVIHGAGADRKLSTPTWQFLSSPIREVSPGEDVDASFLQPDHWPPLPDVTIPRRATLAALGVALLSLIWLGWLSGWFGTVLRRRSRPFGFAVHQIRRERGREESEAYRNSLKALHEAFDRTEGGLVLAEDVPGFVTRHQRFVGLKAEIEQFFEASRCCFYASDVVQAMQSFPPQAVLALARQLSRSERA, encoded by the coding sequence ATGGCGCATCATGATGCCGCCATAAAAGGTGCCTCTCTGGCATTTCATCCACCTGGCCGTCTGTTCGGCTATTATATTGGGGATGTTCTGGACAGTACGGTCGATATAACCCTTGCAAAGGGTGAGATACTCGACCCGTCTACTGTGCCGACACCCGGTGATATCAATTACTGGCTGACACTGCGCAGGGTCGATGTCATCCGGCATAAGCTTGCAGATGGTGGAGAACAGGTTCGGCTGACTCTACAATATCAGACGTTTTACGATCCGTTGGAACCAAAGAAGTTGCCGGTTCCCGGCTTTACGCTCGTGATCCATGGGGCGGGAGCGGACAGAAAACTCAGCACGCCGACATGGCAGTTCTTAAGTTCACCTATCCGCGAAGTCAGCCCTGGCGAAGATGTCGATGCAAGTTTTCTCCAGCCGGACCACTGGCCGCCATTGCCGGATGTCACCATCCCACGCAGGGCTACGCTGGCGGCGCTGGGTGTGGCGCTGCTGTCTCTGATCTGGCTCGGCTGGCTCTCGGGCTGGTTCGGCACGGTGTTGCGTCGACGGTCACGGCCTTTTGGATTTGCGGTCCATCAGATTCGCCGGGAGCGTGGTCGGGAGGAAAGCGAAGCGTATCGCAACAGCCTAAAAGCCTTGCACGAAGCTTTCGACCGTACCGAAGGCGGTCTCGTTCTGGCCGAGGATGTGCCGGGTTTCGTCACCCGTCATCAGCGTTTTGTCGGATTGAAAGCAGAGATCGAGCAATTTTTTGAGGCATCAAGATGCTGCTTTTATGCCTCCGATGTTGTGCAGGCGATGCAATCTTTTCCACCGCAAGCGGTCCTGGCACTGGCGCGTCAACTCAGCCGGTCTGAACGCGCATGA
- a CDS encoding M48 family metallopeptidase, with amino-acid sequence MTSRIQWLTPGRIRIALAWLVFGGALGVTGWQGMHWQRALRDTHLMKQLRYRNDVTIPANAAPEVYVARGHYLLEMGKYEDARSVLEHMQHAPPHLRAMLSYDIANTMMRRAIDEIDNDALEKSIPLVISAKQDYRRALKDDPLNWDMKYNLDVAMRMVRDFPAAEQEEGDSLPATKKLWPNMPGQPQGLP; translated from the coding sequence ATGACAAGCAGAATACAATGGTTGACGCCCGGCAGAATCAGAATCGCTTTGGCATGGCTGGTGTTCGGCGGAGCTTTAGGGGTTACTGGATGGCAGGGGATGCACTGGCAGCGTGCCCTGCGTGATACGCATCTTATGAAGCAGTTGCGGTATCGCAATGATGTGACCATTCCCGCCAATGCGGCTCCCGAGGTGTATGTAGCCCGGGGACACTATCTGCTGGAAATGGGCAAATACGAGGATGCGCGGTCGGTACTGGAGCATATGCAGCATGCTCCCCCGCATCTGCGTGCGATGCTGTCTTATGATATTGCCAATACCATGATGCGACGGGCTATCGACGAGATTGACAATGATGCTCTGGAGAAAAGCATTCCGCTGGTGATCAGTGCCAAGCAGGATTATCGTCGCGCGTTGAAAGATGATCCCCTGAACTGGGATATGAAGTACAATCTGGATGTGGCCATGCGGATGGTGCGGGATTTCCCCGCTGCCGAGCAGGAAGAAGGTGATTCCTTGCCTGCGACCAAAAAATTGTGGCCCAACATGCCGGGTCAGCCGCAGGGATTACCCTGA
- a CDS encoding VWA domain-containing protein yields MMHLAIDRPWVLLAGLLALWPLLGAGFRRVAFPSVMVVPADRLSAVVAWVLRVLGAIAIIAVVLGLAGLHREKLTIQKVGQGAQIMLLIDRSISMDQTFDNQTPNAAKESKTDAAIRLVKDFFRQRQHDRFGVVAFSTSPILAMPLTEHRAAVEASLDAMRRPAIARTNIGRGLSLAFAQLQNSSPDAARVVLFVSDGAGVIDGELEPRLHAEAVKLGVHIYYLYLRTEGDPGLHATGETADADAPAALDAWFSGLGVPYKAFEADNPNALKSAVDTINRLEAAPIVYNEYVPREDYNRFCYGIAALVLAVLCMARFLERDLYRGRRAA; encoded by the coding sequence ATGATGCATCTCGCCATTGATAGACCATGGGTCTTGCTGGCGGGATTGCTGGCATTGTGGCCGTTATTGGGCGCTGGCTTCCGCCGGGTCGCTTTTCCATCTGTCATGGTGGTTCCGGCGGATCGTCTCTCTGCTGTGGTGGCCTGGGTTCTGCGGGTGCTGGGGGCGATTGCGATCATTGCGGTGGTATTGGGGCTGGCAGGTCTGCATCGGGAAAAGCTGACGATCCAGAAAGTCGGCCAGGGTGCACAGATCATGCTGTTGATTGATCGCAGCATCAGCATGGACCAGACCTTCGATAATCAGACACCGAATGCAGCCAAGGAATCGAAGACGGATGCGGCCATTCGGCTGGTGAAAGATTTTTTCCGTCAACGCCAGCATGACCGTTTTGGTGTTGTCGCTTTTTCAACGTCTCCTATTCTGGCAATGCCTTTGACCGAGCATCGTGCAGCGGTAGAGGCTTCTCTGGATGCCATGCGGCGTCCGGCCATTGCCCGCACCAATATCGGTCGTGGCCTGTCGCTAGCTTTCGCGCAGCTTCAGAACAGTTCTCCAGATGCGGCGCGTGTGGTTCTGTTCGTATCAGACGGCGCAGGTGTCATCGATGGAGAATTGGAGCCTCGGCTTCATGCCGAGGCCGTAAAGCTCGGCGTACATATCTATTATTTATATCTCCGCACGGAAGGCGATCCAGGCTTGCATGCGACAGGCGAAACGGCGGATGCCGATGCCCCTGCCGCGTTGGATGCATGGTTTTCCGGTCTGGGTGTGCCATACAAAGCGTTCGAGGCTGATAATCCGAATGCCCTGAAATCCGCTGTTGATACCATCAATCGACTGGAAGCAGCGCCTATCGTCTACAATGAATATGTGCCGCGTGAGGATTACAACCGCTTCTGCTACGGTATTGCAGCGCTGGTTCTCGCGGTTTTATGCATGGCACGATTTCTGGAACGCGATCTGTATCGCGGCAGGAGGGCGGCATGA